The following proteins are encoded in a genomic region of Necator americanus strain Aroian chromosome II, whole genome shotgun sequence:
- a CDS encoding hypothetical protein (NECATOR_CHRII.G8009.T1), giving the protein MNMQCFVAFCIVCFAMVTAGFDENSNEIYEPQVAGEDNSLFRSLRSNGKPTFIRFGKRAQPSFIRFGRAQPSFIRFGREATA; this is encoded by the exons ATGAACATGCAGTGCTTCGTCGCCTTTTGCATTGTCTGCTTCGCGATGGTCACGGCGGGATTCGACGAAAACTCT AATGAAATCTATGAGCCTCAAGTAGCTGGCGAGGATAATAGCCTCTTCAGGAGCCTCAG GTCAAATGGTAAACCGACGTTTATCCGATTTGGAAAACGAGCTCAGCCGAGTTTCATTCGATTCGGCCGAGCACAACCGTCGTTCATCAGATTCGGAAGGGAAGCAACAGCGTGA
- a CDS encoding hypothetical protein (NECATOR_CHRII.G8009.T2), giving the protein MVTAGFDENSNEIYEPQVAGEDNSLFRSLRSNGKPTFIRFGKRAQPSFIRFGRAQPSFIRFGREATA; this is encoded by the exons ATGGTCACGGCGGGATTCGACGAAAACTCT AATGAAATCTATGAGCCTCAAGTAGCTGGCGAGGATAATAGCCTCTTCAGGAGCCTCAG GTCAAATGGTAAACCGACGTTTATCCGATTTGGAAAACGAGCTCAGCCGAGTTTCATTCGATTCGGCCGAGCACAACCGTCGTTCATCAGATTCGGAAGGGAAGCAACAGCGTGA
- a CDS encoding hypothetical protein (NECATOR_CHRII.G8010.T2): MQLDHVIDEIDEEYDWYLRADDDAYVIVENLRHFLANYSSKEPHYFGYRWNFFVPHGYADGGVYVLSRPTVEIFNRVMENRKLCPELHRAEEDQEMGRCLAAAGIYPEDTRDENGSDRFHHFHPTEQLRMYRDPFARKYAYYPPLKGAKNFSPQVIGFHHLSPYEMRAFDYFLYKLNRRAP; encoded by the exons ATGCAACTCGA TCACGTGATCGATGAGATCGATGAAGAGTACGATTGGTATCTGAGAGCAGACGACGACGCCTACGTAATCGTTGAGAACCTACGACATTTCCTAGCGAATTACTCCAGCAAAGAACCACATTACTTCGGTTATCGATGGAATTTCTTTGTG cCTCACGGATATGCGGATGGCGGGGTCTACGTGCTTTCACGACCAACGGTTGAGATTTTTAATCGCGTTATGGAAAACCGAAAACTATGTCCAGAACTGCATCGTGCGGAAGAAGATCAGGAG aTGGGAAGATGTTTGGCTGCTGCTGGGATATATCCTGAAGACACTAGAGATGAAAATGGATCAGACAG ATTCCACCACTTTCATCCAACTGAACAACTCAGGATGTATAGGGATCCATTTGCTAGAAAATATGCCTATTACCCTCCGTTGAAG GGTGCAAAAAACTTCAGCCCTCAAGTGATTGGCTTCCATCACCTTTCTCCGTATGAAATGAGAgcttttgattattttctctATAAACTCAACCGAAGAGCACCTTAA
- a CDS encoding hypothetical protein (NECATOR_CHRII.G8010.T1) — translation MNTGLFHFTWFPAEECCLFLDNSTPAMADRMLKTVKAIMQEVVPAASSSPKKVTVVGTGQVGMACAYAILQQGLCSELSLVDVVSNKVKGEMMDLQHGLAFTRRCVVNADTDYACTAGSNLCIVTAGLRQKEGESRLSLVQRNTNILKKIIPELVKYSPETLIMVVSNPVDVLTYVTWKLSGLSRERVFGSGTNLDSARFRFLLSQELNVSPSSCHAWIIGEHGDSSVPVWSGVNVAGVPLSGTGGASKPTTESWENELHRQVVQSAYEIIKLKGYTCWGIGLSVAKITRGIMRNSRNLNALSINVKSLKKAIPMRIMIVTTSSGAELINSTKKTSYRNKIKILKEVGGASSGLYKAGEHKAAPTNVHDSLQVPDSTGHVVVVVVVVVIVTVKSSNMAHGMAATVKEVFQEIAPVASTAHGKVTVVGVGQVGMACAYSILQQNIANEICLVDVVADKLKGEMMDLQHGLAFTRHCVVKADTDYAITAGSKVCVITAGARQREGETRLSLVQRNVEIFKGIVPQLVRYSPETIIMVVSNPVDVLTYVTWKLSGLSKERIFGSGTNLDSARFRFLLSQKLNIAPSSCHGWIIGEHGDSSVAVWSGVNVAGVTLSNVKPDIGEKTDDEHWEQDIHKKVVESAYEIIKLKGYTSWAIGLSVAKIVQSIMTNSRNVFALSTNVKGFHGITDDVYLSLPVVLGSNGITHIIKQHLNQTEVDQFQRSCQALLQAQTVLETWAKRCDDFMFFTDSPMSAEIPHIYWKELNTRDHSWEKIRKIFTHVIDEIDEEYDWYLRADDDAYVIVENLRHFLANYSSKEPHYFGYRWNFFVPHGYADGGVYVLSRPTVEIFNRVMENRKLCPELHRAEEDQEMGRCLAAAGIYPEDTRDENGSDR, via the exons ATGAATACtggtttgtttcatttcacttGGTTTCCTGCTGAAGAGTGCTGTTTGTTTCTGGACAATTCCACACCAGCGATGGCAGATCG AATGCTGAAGACGGTGAAGGCGATTATGCAGGAGGTGGTTCCCGCTGCTTCAAGCAGCCCCAAGAAAGTCACGGTGGTTGGAACTGGTCAAGTTGGGATGGCATGCGCTTACGCCATCTTGCAACAG GGGCTATGCAGTGAACTTTCCCTCGTAGATGTGGTGTCTAATAAGGTGAAGGGCGAGATGATGGATCTCCAACACGGACTCGCATTTACGAGGCGTTGCGTAGTAAATGCAGACACGG attacgCTTGCACTGCCGGCTCAAATCTTTGCATCGTTACGGCTGGACTTCGTCAGAAAGAAGGCGAATCACGTTTGTCGCTGGTGCAACGGAACACAAACattctcaagaaaattattccaGAACTTGTCAAATATTCCCCCGAAACTCTAATTATGGTAGTTAGTAATCCAG TAGATGTCCTCACGTACGTAACATGGAAGTTATCAGGCTTGTCAAGGGAACGGGTCTTCGGTTCCGGGACGAATCTTGACTCTGCCAG gtttcgttttcttctttcacaaGAACTCAACGTTTCACCTTCTTCTTGCCATGCATGGATCATTGGAGAGCATGGAGACTCTAGTG taCCTGTGTGGTCTGGAGTAAACGTTGCTGGTGTACCGTTGTCCGGAACCGGCGGCGCTTCCAAGCCGACGACGGAATCATGGGAAAATGAACTCCATAGACAAGTCGTACAAAG CGCCTACGAGATCATCAAATTGAAAGGTTATACATGTTGGGGTATCGGCCTATCGGTGGCGAAAATAACTCGAGGAATTATGAGGAATTCTCGAAATCTTAACGCTCTTTCTATAAATGTTAAG tctctgaagaaggcgatccCGATGAGAATAATGATTGTAACAACATCAAGCGGGGCTGAACTGATTAATAGCACTAAAAAAACGagttatagaaataaaattaaaatactgAAAG AAGTGGGAGGAGCGAGCTCTGGATTATATAAGGCCGGAGAGCATAAAGCCGCACCAACGAACGTCCACGATTCATTGCAAGTGCCAGACTCAACGGGacacgtcgtcgtcgtcgtcgtcgtcgtcgtcatcgTAACGGTCAAGTCGAGCAACATGGCGCATGG caTGGCTGCAACCGTGAAGGAAGTGTTCCAGGAGATTGCTCCTGTTGCCAGCACAGCCCACGGCAAAGTGACCGTTGTCGGTGTTGGCCAAGTAGGAATGGCCTGTGCTTACAGTATCCTGCAGCAG AATATTGCAAACGAGATCTGCCTTGTGGATGTGGTTGCTGACAAGCTTAAGGGCGAGATGATGGATCTTCAGCATGGCTTAGCGTTCACAAGACATTGCGTTGTTAAGGCTGACACAG ACTACGCTATCACCGCTGGATCGAAGGTGTGTGTGATTACGGCTGGAGCACGACAACGAGAAGGCGAGACTCGCCTATCGCTTGTTCAAAGGAATGTGGAGATTTTCAAGGGGATTGTACCGCAACTCGTCAGATACTCTCCGGAAACCATCATTATGGTTGTGTCCAACCCAG TTGATGTCCTCACATATGTTACATGGAAGCTATCCGGGCTATCTAAAGAGCGAATTTTTGGCTCTGGAACAAATCTCGATTCAGCACG ATTCCGCTTCCTTCTCTCACAAAAACTGAATATTGCACCATCATCTTGTCACGGCTGGATAATTGGAGAACACGGTGATTCCAGCG TCGCTGTTTGGTCCGGTGTGAATGTGGCCGGTGTGACACTTTCAAATGTGAAACCGGATATCGGAGAGAAAACCGATGACGAACATTGGGAACAAGATATTCATAAGAAGGTTGTGGAAAG tgCATATGAAATTATCAAACTGAAAGGTTACACTTCGTGGGCGATTGGATTGTCTGTGGCGAAAATTGTCCAATCGATAATGACCAATTCTCGTAATGTGTTCGCTCTATCCACGAACGTAAAG GGTTTCCATGGCATCACTGATGACGTCTATCTTTCCCTTCCCGTTGTCCTCGGATCGAACGGTATCACTCACATAATAAAACAACATCTCAACCAAACTGAAGTCGATCAATTCCAAAGAAGTTGCCAAGCGTTACTACAA GCTCAAACAGTCCTAGAGACCTGGGCAAAACGATGCGatgatttcatgttttttacGGATTCGCCTATGTCTGCCGAAATTCCACACATTTATTGGAAAGAATTGAACACTAGAGATCATTCATGGGAGAAGATTCGAAAGATATTCAC TCACGTGATCGATGAGATCGATGAAGAGTACGATTGGTATCTGAGAGCAGACGACGACGCCTACGTAATCGTTGAGAACCTACGACATTTCCTAGCGAATTACTCCAGCAAAGAACCACATTACTTCGGTTATCGATGGAATTTCTTTGTG cCTCACGGATATGCGGATGGCGGGGTCTACGTGCTTTCACGACCAACGGTTGAGATTTTTAATCGCGTTATGGAAAACCGAAAACTATGTCCAGAACTGCATCGTGCGGAAGAAGATCAGGAG aTGGGAAGATGTTTGGCTGCTGCTGGGATATATCCTGAAGACACTAGAGATGAAAATGGATCAGACAGGTGA
- a CDS encoding hypothetical protein (NECATOR_CHRII.G8010.T4), translating to MNTGLFHFTWFPAEECCLFLDNSTPAMADRMLKTVKAIMQEVVPAASSSPKKVTVVGTGQVGMACAYAILQQGLCSELSLVDVVSNKVKGEMMDLQHGLAFTRRCVVNADTDYACTAGSNLCIVTAGLRQKEELVKYSPETLIMVVSNPVDVLTYVTWKLSGLSRERVFGSGTNLDSARFRFLLSQELNVSPSSCHAWIIGEHGDSSVPVWSGVNVAGVPLSGTGGASKPTTESWENELHRQVVQSAYEIIKLKGYTCWGIGLSVAKITRGIMRNSRNLNALSINVKGLHGITDDVYLSVPCVVGVNGVTHVVKQTLNKEEIEKLHQKVGGASSGLYKAGEHKAAPTNVHDSLQVPDSTGHVVVVVVVVVIVTVKSSNMAHGMAATVKEVFQEIAPVASTAHGKVTVVGVGQVGMACAYSILQQNIANEICLVDVVADKLKGEMMDLQHGLAFTRHCVVKADTDYAITAGSKVCVITAGARQREGETRLSLVQRNVEIFKGIVPQLVRYSPETIIMVVSNPVDVLTYVTWKLSGLSKERIFGSGTNLDSARFRFLLSQKLNIAPSSCHGWIIGEHGDSSVAVWSGVNVAGVTLSNVKPDIGEKTDDEHWEQDIHKKVVESAYEIIKLKGYTSWAIGLSVAKIVQSIMTNSRNVFALSTNVKGFHGITDDVYLSLPVVLGSNGITHIIKQHLNQTEVDQFQRSCQALLQVQRSLVI from the exons ATGAATACtggtttgtttcatttcacttGGTTTCCTGCTGAAGAGTGCTGTTTGTTTCTGGACAATTCCACACCAGCGATGGCAGATCG AATGCTGAAGACGGTGAAGGCGATTATGCAGGAGGTGGTTCCCGCTGCTTCAAGCAGCCCCAAGAAAGTCACGGTGGTTGGAACTGGTCAAGTTGGGATGGCATGCGCTTACGCCATCTTGCAACAG GGGCTATGCAGTGAACTTTCCCTCGTAGATGTGGTGTCTAATAAGGTGAAGGGCGAGATGATGGATCTCCAACACGGACTCGCATTTACGAGGCGTTGCGTAGTAAATGCAGACACGG attacgCTTGCACTGCCGGCTCAAATCTTTGCATCGTTACGGCTGGACTTCGTCAGAAAGAAG AACTTGTCAAATATTCCCCCGAAACTCTAATTATGGTAGTTAGTAATCCAG TAGATGTCCTCACGTACGTAACATGGAAGTTATCAGGCTTGTCAAGGGAACGGGTCTTCGGTTCCGGGACGAATCTTGACTCTGCCAG gtttcgttttcttctttcacaaGAACTCAACGTTTCACCTTCTTCTTGCCATGCATGGATCATTGGAGAGCATGGAGACTCTAGTG taCCTGTGTGGTCTGGAGTAAACGTTGCTGGTGTACCGTTGTCCGGAACCGGCGGCGCTTCCAAGCCGACGACGGAATCATGGGAAAATGAACTCCATAGACAAGTCGTACAAAG CGCCTACGAGATCATCAAATTGAAAGGTTATACATGTTGGGGTATCGGCCTATCGGTGGCGAAAATAACTCGAGGAATTATGAGGAATTCTCGAAATCTTAACGCTCTTTCTATAAATGTTAAG GGACTACATGGGATCACAGACGACGTGTATTTATCAGTACCGTGTGTTGTCGGAGTGAACGGTGTCACACATGTTGTTAAGCAGACtctaaacaaagaagaaatagaaaaattgcaTCAGA AAGTGGGAGGAGCGAGCTCTGGATTATATAAGGCCGGAGAGCATAAAGCCGCACCAACGAACGTCCACGATTCATTGCAAGTGCCAGACTCAACGGGacacgtcgtcgtcgtcgtcgtcgtcgtcgtcatcgTAACGGTCAAGTCGAGCAACATGGCGCATGG caTGGCTGCAACCGTGAAGGAAGTGTTCCAGGAGATTGCTCCTGTTGCCAGCACAGCCCACGGCAAAGTGACCGTTGTCGGTGTTGGCCAAGTAGGAATGGCCTGTGCTTACAGTATCCTGCAGCAG AATATTGCAAACGAGATCTGCCTTGTGGATGTGGTTGCTGACAAGCTTAAGGGCGAGATGATGGATCTTCAGCATGGCTTAGCGTTCACAAGACATTGCGTTGTTAAGGCTGACACAG ACTACGCTATCACCGCTGGATCGAAGGTGTGTGTGATTACGGCTGGAGCACGACAACGAGAAGGCGAGACTCGCCTATCGCTTGTTCAAAGGAATGTGGAGATTTTCAAGGGGATTGTACCGCAACTCGTCAGATACTCTCCGGAAACCATCATTATGGTTGTGTCCAACCCAG TTGATGTCCTCACATATGTTACATGGAAGCTATCCGGGCTATCTAAAGAGCGAATTTTTGGCTCTGGAACAAATCTCGATTCAGCACG ATTCCGCTTCCTTCTCTCACAAAAACTGAATATTGCACCATCATCTTGTCACGGCTGGATAATTGGAGAACACGGTGATTCCAGCG TCGCTGTTTGGTCCGGTGTGAATGTGGCCGGTGTGACACTTTCAAATGTGAAACCGGATATCGGAGAGAAAACCGATGACGAACATTGGGAACAAGATATTCATAAGAAGGTTGTGGAAAG tgCATATGAAATTATCAAACTGAAAGGTTACACTTCGTGGGCGATTGGATTGTCTGTGGCGAAAATTGTCCAATCGATAATGACCAATTCTCGTAATGTGTTCGCTCTATCCACGAACGTAAAG GGTTTCCATGGCATCACTGATGACGTCTATCTTTCCCTTCCCGTTGTCCTCGGATCGAACGGTATCACTCACATAATAAAACAACATCTCAACCAAACTGAAGTCGATCAATTCCAAAGAAGTTGCCAAGCGTTACTACAAGTACAGCGTAGTCTTGTAATCTGA
- a CDS encoding hypothetical protein (NECATOR_CHRII.G8010.T3), with amino-acid sequence MLNHEIMAATVKEVFQEIAPVASTAHGKVTVVGVGQVGMACAYSILQQNIANEICLVDVVADKLKGEMMDLQHGLAFTRHCVVKADTDYAITAGSKVCVITAGARQREGETRLSLVQRNVEIFKGIVPQLVRYSPETIIMVVSNPVDVLTYVTWKLSGLSKERIFGSGTNLDSARFRFLLSQKLNIAPSSCHGWIIGEHGDSSVAVWSGVNVAGVTLSNVKPDIGEKTDDEHWEQDIHKKVVESAYEIIKLKGYTSWAIGLSVAKIVQSIMTNSRNVFALSTNVKGFHGITDDVYLSLPVVLGSNGITHIIKQHLNQTEVDQFQRSCQALLQVQRSLVI; translated from the exons ATGTTGAATCACGAAAT caTGGCTGCAACCGTGAAGGAAGTGTTCCAGGAGATTGCTCCTGTTGCCAGCACAGCCCACGGCAAAGTGACCGTTGTCGGTGTTGGCCAAGTAGGAATGGCCTGTGCTTACAGTATCCTGCAGCAG AATATTGCAAACGAGATCTGCCTTGTGGATGTGGTTGCTGACAAGCTTAAGGGCGAGATGATGGATCTTCAGCATGGCTTAGCGTTCACAAGACATTGCGTTGTTAAGGCTGACACAG ACTACGCTATCACCGCTGGATCGAAGGTGTGTGTGATTACGGCTGGAGCACGACAACGAGAAGGCGAGACTCGCCTATCGCTTGTTCAAAGGAATGTGGAGATTTTCAAGGGGATTGTACCGCAACTCGTCAGATACTCTCCGGAAACCATCATTATGGTTGTGTCCAACCCAG TTGATGTCCTCACATATGTTACATGGAAGCTATCCGGGCTATCTAAAGAGCGAATTTTTGGCTCTGGAACAAATCTCGATTCAGCACG ATTCCGCTTCCTTCTCTCACAAAAACTGAATATTGCACCATCATCTTGTCACGGCTGGATAATTGGAGAACACGGTGATTCCAGCG TCGCTGTTTGGTCCGGTGTGAATGTGGCCGGTGTGACACTTTCAAATGTGAAACCGGATATCGGAGAGAAAACCGATGACGAACATTGGGAACAAGATATTCATAAGAAGGTTGTGGAAAG tgCATATGAAATTATCAAACTGAAAGGTTACACTTCGTGGGCGATTGGATTGTCTGTGGCGAAAATTGTCCAATCGATAATGACCAATTCTCGTAATGTGTTCGCTCTATCCACGAACGTAAAG GGTTTCCATGGCATCACTGATGACGTCTATCTTTCCCTTCCCGTTGTCCTCGGATCGAACGGTATCACTCACATAATAAAACAACATCTCAACCAAACTGAAGTCGATCAATTCCAAAGAAGTTGCCAAGCGTTACTACAAGTACAGCGTAGTCTTGTAATCTGA